One segment of Babesia bigemina genome assembly Bbig001, chromosome : II DNA contains the following:
- a CDS encoding tRNA dimethylallyltransferase, mitochondrial, whose translation MCAVHGFRQTQLHNAPNALLHAQIDKTMDSCNVSDPVTRARKTIVVILGPTATGKTDASIEVARVLKENNIKAEVVNADSMQVYDGFDVGTAKPTQQQMERVKHHLFGYVPPTTDYNAAKYVATASQLIEQMHDNGILPILVGGTNLYIEALLWPSVIDLEGKEAECNNDPYQGIPVHAATKHPLEYDNAELYDQLTALDPQRAAVLHQNDRKRVIRSLEVINLYGIKHSELIKRRLEVKQKSGPKYDALIFAMICDPTEHKKRIKERARKMLQDGIIDECKNLMSIMGALKYFRQLLNHAAYKEIIPILKQTEDNGAELDDATIQRCADALETATWQYARRQMTWIKNRFKADSGLNTILLDTTGMWNSSQTTFVL comes from the exons ATGTGCGCTGTGCACGGGTTTAGACAAACACAGCTGCACAATGCTCCTAATGCTCTACTCCACGCACAAATAGACAAAACTATGGACTCATGCAACGTCAGTGACCCTGTTACCAGGGCTCGAAAGACGATTGTCGTCATTTTGGGACCGACAGCAACAGGGAAAACAGATGCATCCATAGAGGTCGCCAGAGTGCTTAAAGAAAACAACATAAAAGCTGAAGTTGTAAATGCAGATTCCATGCAA GTATACGACGGTTTTGATGTCGGTACGGCAAAGCCGACGCAGCAACAGATGGAAAGGGTGAAACATCACCTTTTCGGATACGTTCCACCCACCACGGACTACAACGCAGCCAAATATGTAGCAACAGCGTCACAGCTG ATAGAACAGATGCACGATAATGGCATTCTGCCAATACTGGTTGGCGGGACAAATCTCTATATCGAGGCTCTTTTATGGCCGTCAGTCATAGACTTGGAGGGCAAAGAAGCAG AGTGTAACAACGATCCGTATCAAGGTATTCCCGTGCACGCCGCCACTAAACACCCTCTAGAGTACGACAATGCCGAGTTGTATGACCAACTTACTGCATTGGACCCGCAAAGA GCTGCAGTGCTTCACCAAAATGATCGCAAGAGAGTAATCAGGAGCCTCGAGGTAATAAACCTCTACGGCATCAAACATAGCGAACTTATCAAGAGGCGTCTCGAGGTTAAACAGAAATCTGGCCCAAA GTATGACGCACTTATTTTCGCGATGATCTGTGATCCAACTGAACACAAGAAAAGGATAAAAGAAAGGGCGCGCAAGATGCTTCAG gatgggattatAGATGAGTGCAAAAATCTCATGAGCATCATGG GTGCGTTGAAATATTTCAGACAACTCTTAAACCATGCAGCATACAAGGAAATCATTCCCATTCTCAAGCAAACGGAGGACAACGGCGCTGAGTtggacgatgctactatcCAGCGCTGTGCCGATGCACTCGAAACGGCAACGTGGCAATATGCCCGTCGCCAAATGACTTGGATTAAGAACCGTTTCAAAGCTGACTCTGGTCTGAATACCATACTTCTTGATACTACAGGTATGTGGAATTCATCGCAGACAACATTTGTTCTCTAG
- a CDS encoding ribosomal protein L29, putative → MRATACCEGVLVLFLLFKLAAYRNICTAYTTCMRRCPHSLASHRIPSSTAANSCFSFGGRSADTHRKYCNFWSSLGSRTSIETVIHTGDCEDYDVNCVQYRKARFWRELSTPEIEEEIRKVRKVLAKINLYRKTKNPALRASSLGNTRRTLAQLLFIRHERHLASLREAQGLKKHVAVSGSSDETSNGHG, encoded by the exons ATGCGTGCGACAGCGTGTTGCGAAGGTGTTTTGGTTTTGTTTTTGCTGTTCAAGCTCGCTGCATATCGTAATATTTGTACCGCATATACTACGTGTATGCGACGCTGTCCGCATAGTCTAGCATCGCATCGTATTCCGTCGTCGACCGCCGCCAATAGCTGCTTCTCCTTCGGTGGGCGCTCCGCAGACACACATCGCAAATATTGCAATTTctggtcatcgttaggcaGCAGAACGTCCATTGAAACGGTGATTCATACTGGCGATTGCGAGGATTACGACGTGAATTGCGTGCAGTACCGTAAAGCGCGTTTTTGGCGCGAGCTGAGTACTCCAGAAATTGAAGAG GAGATTCGCAAGGTGCGTAAGGTGTTAGCTAAAATAAACCTGTACCGTAAAACAAAGAATCCAGCTCTTCGTGCGAGTTCATTGGGTAATACCCGCCGTACGCTGGCTCAGCTACTGTTCATTCGTCACGAACGCCATTTGGCATCGCTACGTGAGGCTCAAGGACTGAAAAAGCACGTGGCCGTGTCCGGTAGCAGCGACGAAACTAGTAATGGACACGGGTAA
- a CDS encoding 41K blood stage antigen precursor 41-3, putative produces the protein MKSYKTRQMLLESNEYTSVCAYISGVRLPSLFQQMCKSNVFAEWDTDFVEDSKSIPSIEIKLSPPENPLPQVSHEIDKLEARRVQMEEGMMAKLEDKFNETLVDSRDKIRQIITQQLDLFNDERLKTIVRTVDTKKESHLKSHMYEFVSFNLNESLRLPKAPSFIEIGEQVVPSSVRVMMGEVDVPDPAIKTKMEQIEQSRSYEEVQVFNQQSDELEQLTNVTLIGRLPAVRSNMLLELERALKLQLKPYIAQLEVGWLICDNVDLNLQLYQAQAHTPSTPRAQRQPKQAPAFIQTYAYPLPNTKQLNVKIGQSEEPYPTVEDYVMNMEKKRDAAERNERNTVLTMYLKLVKAQHEMIRDELRVATSNIISQYGGIIDATTTQAIRKHRHK, from the exons ATGAAATCATACAAAACGAGGCAAATGTTACTTGAATCAAATGAATACACATCTGTGTGTGCATATATTAGCGGCGTACGCCTACCTAGTCTCTTTCAGCAAATGTGTAAGTCGAAT GTATTTGCGGAGTGGGACACGGATTTCGTCGAAGATTCGAAGTCTATACCGTCGATTGAAATAAAACTCTCGCCTCCGGAGAAC CCACTTCCCCAAGTATCTCATGAAATCGACAAGTTGGAGGCACGTAGAGTACAAATGGAAGAG gggatgatggcgaagcTAGAAGATAAATTCAATGAAACTTTGGTGGACTCTCGCGACAAAATTCGGCAAATAATTACCCAG cagctggattTATTCAATGATGAACGACTGAAGACTATTGTTCGCACTGTAGACACCAAGAAGGAGTCGCATCTCAAATCGCACATGTACGAATTCGTGTCGTTTAACTTAAATGAGAGTCTCAGGCTACCTAAAGCTCCCTCATTCATAGAGATTGGCGAACAAGTGGTACCAAGCTCGGTCAGGGTCATGATGGGCGAAGTCGATGTCCCCGATCCCGCCATCAAAACTAAAATGGAACAAATTGAACAGAGCAGGAGCTACGAAGAGGTACAGGTTTTTAACCAGCAATCCGATGAATTGGAACAACTTACGAATGTGACACTCATAGGTAGGTTACCAGCAGTTAGGAGCAACATGCTATTAGAACTGGAAAGAGCCCTCAAGTTGCAATTAAAGCCATACATAGCGCAGTTAGAGGTTGGTTGGCTTATATGTGACAACGTGGATCTCAATCTGCAGCTATACCAGGCTCAAGCGCATACACCGTCGACGCCGCGAGCACAGCGGCAACCAAAACAGGCACCGGCGTTCATACAAACATACGCATATCCCTTGCCAAATACGAAACAGCTCAACGTCAAAATTGGGCAATCGGAAGAACCCTATCCGACGGTGGAAGATTACGTAATGAACATGGAAAAAAAACGCGACGCAGCGGAGAGGAATGAAAGGAACACGGTACTCACAATGTATCTCAAACTAGTCAAGGCGCAACATGAAATGATTCGCGACGAACTCAGGGTTGCCACATCAAACATTATATCGCAGTATGGTGGAATCATAGATGCGACCACCACCCAAGCAATCCGAAAGCATCGCCATAAGTGA
- a CDS encoding Putative RNA-binding protein, protein MLVSLHICVLLTLLLRSPCVSFILKRGSQRQVVDAPRRRLELGVQFRTKIGKRPHGTSSLRDVRRSHFQELTNERCKLSKGDNKVIHDAKMLFVSNVDPEITQEALDYLIHYIHGPLTSSTRLVKDRYTQRHRGYGFIRFSTPEIATRTLLSLNGARLGNRQITLSEVISSLYQRKKMPSILQAAKRIIRKVHSRPNKTQEVDKYDVAFLPIER, encoded by the exons ATGCTGGTTTCGTTACATATCTGCGTTTTGCTGACGTTGCTCCTGCGTTCACCATGCGTTAGTTTTATTCTAAAGAGAGGTTCGCAA CGTCAGGTTGTTGATGCGCCTCGCCGACGTCTCGAACTGGGTGTCCAGTTTCGCACGAAGATAGGCAAACGGCCGCACGGAACTAGCTCTCTGCGAGACGTTCGCCGTAGTCACTTCCAGGAGCTGACTAATGAGCGCTGCAAGCTTTCGAAGGGCGACAACAAGGTCATTCATGATGCGAAGATGCTTTTCGTGAGCAACGTTGACCCGGAGATAACGCAAGAAGCACTGGACTACTTGATACATTACATCCATGGCCCCTTAACGAGCTCTACTAGGCTTGTTAAAGATCGTTATACAC AACGCCACAGGGGTTACGGGTTTATAAGGTTCTCGACACCTGAGATCGCAACGAGAACCTTGCTGTCGCTGAATGGAGCTCGGCTGGGTAACCGCCAGATAACGCTCTCGGAAGTCATATCGTCTTTGTACCAGCGCAAGAAAATGCCTTCCATTCTCCAGGCTGCAAAGCGCATTATACGGAAAGTTCACAGCCGGCCGAACAAAACGCAGGAAGTGGACAAATACGATGTGGCATTTTTACCAATCGAGCGATAG